A segment of the Caviibacter abscessus genome:
TATTTTTAAAATCTTGCATTACTTCATCTTTTTCTTTATATTTTTGCTTTCCATGTAGAAGTCCTACACTATATTTTGGAAATTTTTGTTTTATTTTTTCAAAAACTTCAATTGCTGATGAAATCTTTAATTTTTCACTTTCTTCTATTAACGGAGCTACAATATATACTTGAACACCTTTTTCCAATTTTTTCTCAATAAATTTATACATTTCATATTCTTGAGCTTTATTAGAAACCCATTTTGTTATTATTTTCTTTCTACCTGTTGGCAACTCATCTATTATACTTACATCAACATCTCCATAAATTGTTAATGCTAAAGAACGTGGTATAGGCGTTGCACTCATAACTATAAGGTTAGTTATTGTTCCTTTTTCACGCATTTTATTTCTTTGATCAACTCCAAATTTATGTTGTTCATCAATTATAGTTAAACCTAATTTCTTAAAAGTGATTCCATCTTCTATTAATGAATGCGTTCCTATTACTACATCAACATTTCCATTTTCTATATCTTGATATAGTTTTTCTTTCTTTTTACCTTTTACAGAGCTTGTCAAAAGTTCAACTCTTATATCTAAATTTTCAAAACTTTTAGCAACATTTATATAATGCTGTTTTGCAAGTATTTCAGTTGGTGCCATTATTACACCTTGATATTTATTTTCAGCCATATATAAAAGAATAATAAGTGCAACAATTGTTTTTCCTGAACCTACATCTCCTTGTATCAAACGATTTATTACTTTACCACTATTAATTTCTTTATATATTGTTGTAATAACTTTTTTTTGTGCATTAGTAAGTTCATAAGGTAAACTTTTAATAAATTTTTTTACAAGTTCTTTGTTACCTTCTAATTTATATATATTATTGTTTAATTTATCTATAAAATATCTATTTTTTAATATGCACATTTCAAGAATTATTATTTCCTCAAACGTAAATCTTCTTATTGCCATATCAAGTGCCACTTTATTTTTAGGAAAATGAATATTTGATATTGCAGTTAATCTGTCAACAATCTTATTTGAAGTTATAAACTCAGACGGCATATTTTCAAAAAGTAGATATCCATATTTATCTATTATATTAGATATAAAATCCCTTAATTTTTTTTGCGTTATGCCATTAGTAAGTGGATAAACAGGCTCCAATTCATATCCGCTTGATATTTCTAATTTGCCTTTTCTATAACTTGGATTTATTATTTGAAGCTTTAATTTTTTATTTACTTTTCCAAAAACACTTATGTTATCTCCCATTTTAATAGAATGATATACATAATTATTATTAAACCAAATAAGCTCAATTATACCGCTATCATCTTGAAGATAGGCAGTTACCATGACTTTTCTAGGCCCTATCATTTTTCTTGTTATATTAACAATATTACCATAAAGAACAACATTTTCGTCATGTTTAACTTGAGATATGCCTTTTAATTTAGCACTATTTTCATATGTTCTTGGAAAGTAGTACAAAATATCATAAATATTTTTTATACCAAGTTTTTTTAATATTTTTTTTAAATTTTGAGTAAGTCCTTTTATTTTTAAATCATCTATATCAGAATACAGTAACTCATAACTTATCATAAAAAAAATCCTCGAATTTTTTAAATGCTCTTCCTCTATGACTTACACTATCCTTTTCTTCCATACTTGCTTGACCAAAAGTTTTTTGTAAATCATCACTATAAAATACAGGGTCATATCCATGTCCATTATTTCCTATGCATTCTTTTATAATGCTTCCGTATGTTTCTCCTCTAAAATGATAATATTTTCCATCAGGAAAAATTAATGTTATTACACATACAAAATGAGCTACCCTTGTACTATTTTTTTCATCAACTTTTTGTACTAAAGCCATACAACGATCTTTAAAATCTGGCAAATGATTCATAAATCTTGCTGTATGTATACCAGGTCCTCCATTTAAACAGTCAACACAAAGCCCTGAATCATCGGCAACAACAGGCATATTAGTAAGTTCCATTATAGCTTTAGCCTTTATTAATGAATTTGCTTCAAAAGTTTCTCCATCTTCTATAATTTCAGGCATGTCTATTGTTATAAACTTAATACCTATTTTTTTACCCATTTCATTAAATTCTGCCAGTTTACCTTTATTAGTAGTGGCTAATATGTATTCTTTCATGATTTCTCCTATTATATTGTATATTTTAAAAAACACACCACAATGGGTGTGCAATTATTTCAATCTGTTTAATGCTTCTACAATTTTTGTATATTCATACCCTTTTCTAGTAAGTTTTATTATTATTTGGGGTGGTTCAATGTTTTTTTCCAGCATTTTTATTATTTCTTTATCAATAAGATCTTCTTCCAAATCATTAGGTATATTTTCAAATGCTAAATCAATATCTTTTTTTATTATACCTTTTTGCATAAGTTTTAAATACTGTTTTTGTCTACTATATTTATGCGATAATATATATGCTGTTGCATAATCTACATCATTTATGTATAGTTCAGTTTCAAGATAATTTATTACTTCTTTGATAATCTCAGTATTCTTATACTTTAATTTTAATTTTGATATTAATTCATACTTTGTTCTTGATTTTAAATACAAATAGAAAAATGCTTTTTGCTTTATGGAATCAAAAAGTATATCACTGTAAATATTACTAATATCCATACCCTCTTTTAACTTATATTCATGTATAATATCAGGACTAATATCAATTATTTCATTATCTGATAAATACATTTTATTACTATTAAGCCTTTGTATTATCATTTTTTCCATTTATTTTAAGTAAAACCTCTTCTTTTATTTTTTCAAATAATTTTTCATCTTCTTTTAGTGATTTTTCAACATTAAGTTTACCTTGACCAAGCCTTGTTTCTCCATAGCTAAACCAAGAACCACTTTTACTACAAATTCCAAGCTCTATTGCTAAATCAAGTACTTCTCCTGTAGATGATATACCACTACCATACATTATACTGAATTTTGCTTCTTTAAATGGTGGTGCAACCTTATTTTTTGTTACTTTTGCCACTATATCATTTCCAACTATTTCTTCACCTTGTTTTATTTGTCCAACTCTTTTTATTTCAACTCTTACTGTTGAGAAGAATTTTAATGCTCTTCCTCCTGATGTTGTTGTTTGAACTCCAGGAGTAAAACTAAATCCTCCTATTTTTTCTCTTATTTGATTTATAAATATCATAACAGTATTAGTTTTGGCAATTGACCCTGTTAATTTTCTTAAGGCTTTTGACATAAGTCTTGCTTGCAGTCCCATTTGTTGTTCTGCCATTTCTCCTTCAATTTCAGCCTTAGGAACTAATGCAGCAACTGAATCTATAACTATTACATCTAAAGTTCCACTTCTAACTAACATATCTGCTATTTCAAGTGCTTGTTCCCCATTATCAGGTTGTGATATTAATAGTTCATCAATATTAACACCTAGTGCTTTTGCATATACAGGATCAAGAGCATGTTCGGCATCTATAAACGCAGCTATTCCTCCACTTTTTTGTGCCTGTGCTATTATATGTAATGCTATTGTTGTTTTTCCCGAAGATTCTGCACCATAAATTTCAATTATACGACCTCTTGGAACTCCTCCTACTCCAAGTGCCATATCAAGATTCATACTTCCTGTTGAGATAGCACTAATATTCATTCCTTGATTTTCCCCAAGTTTCATAATAGAACCGTCTCCATATTGCTTATGTATATTTTTAATCGTACCATCTAAAACTTTTAATTTTTCTTCATTTGCATTAGTATTTGTATCTTCCTTTTTCTTTGCCATACCTATACCTTTCTTTGTTCAAAATATCAATAATATTATATCATAAATTATTAAAAATTTATTGAAATTTATTTTTATTCTTAAATTATTGAAATAGTATTTTACCAACTACTTCCTCCACCACCGGAAAATCCTCCACCAGAAAATCCGCCTCCACTTGAAAAACCTCCACCTGATGAATGAGAATCTGATTTATAGTTTTTTTCATAGTAATTTTCAACATTTGAATTTATCGCATTATTAATAATACTTCTTCTAGTATAAAAATCATAATAAATATATGAATACACAAATTCTTTGTCATAATTTCTTATAGTAAGTTCACTATCTAATTTATCTATAAATTGTTTTTCAACACCTACTGCTACTGCATAAGGTAACATTTGTTTTGAATATTCAAGAATTTCTTTTTGTGTCGTAAAGCTTTTAAATATATTCTTTTCAGCCGTATTAAAATACATAATAAATCCTTTAATATTTCTTATTATTTCTCTTCCACTTTCTTTATATTTTTTTATTTTTATCATAAAAATTATAATAGAAAGTATAAGAATTACTTGAAATAAAGAAAAAATAAACGGCGTTATTCCAAAAATTAATGTAATTACTATAAACATTATCGCTATAATTTTATGTATTAAAATTTCAGAACCAACATTTGACTTATATATTCTATGTAAATATTCATTTGAAACATTACTTGCTTCATAAACAATATCTTCATCATCAAGTAAATCTTCTTCTGATTTTTTTAATACTAGATATGCTTGTTTTTCTTCTGGAGACATTTTTGATATGTCAATATTATCTGCTAAAACATATTTTTCATTCTCATTTTTAATAATACCTTTTGTTATTAAACTTAAAAATATTATAGTCAAAACATTATACTCACTAAAAGAAAGTTTTTTAATATCTTTTAAATAAACTTCATAGCATAGTGCAGGACTTATCTTATCATCAATTTTAAATTCAGGTATAACTGCTTTCCTATCTTTTTGTTTTGATTTATATATTAAGGTAATTAAAAGAAATAATATTAATAGTATTATTACAACTATATTAACAATTAAACTTGGATAAGCCTGTAGTATATTATGTATTTTATCATTTGTTGTAAAAGGATAATTATTTTTATCTAAATTTAATTTAAATGTAAGACCTTCACCAGCTAATAAAGTATTACGTGTAGTTATTACATTAGAATTTATTTCATAGTTATCTCCAGATTGACCTAAAGAACCAGTATATACCTCTAACTTATTAAATGAAGCAACATCAAAATTTAAAATTACTCTAGCTTTTTCAATTGGCATATCCCAATATTGACCTATGGCATTTAAGTATATTTGAGTATTTTTTTCATCAGTTCTTATTACATTGTATATATCATATTCTATTAAAAATTCAGTTATTTCATCTAAGTAATTATATTTATCACCTATTTTGTATCTCACATAGTTACTAAAATTCTTAGTTGTAAAATCAAAATTAGCTTTAAAATTTTTTATTGATGTTCTATCTTCAAATTTTAAAAATTTTGAATTTGCTGATTTTGTTATTATATCTTGTATAATTCCATGCTTTTTTTCTCCTAAAGTATTAAAAATTATACGTTCTTTAATATGTATACTCTTGTCTTTATTAAGTGACACACTATATTCAAAAAGATCTATTTTGCTTGAAAAAGATAAAGTTGAAAATATTAAAAATATAGTTATTAATATCTTTTTCATATTATCCCCTTTCACTAATAAATTCTAACAATTCATCTTTGCCTTTATTAGTTAAAGATGAATAAAAAAATACGTCGTCATTTGTAAATTCTAATTTCTTTTTTATATCTTTTAAGGCTTTAAACCTTTCATTATTTGATAGTTTATCAGTTTTGGTAAATATAATGTAATAGTCTATATTATAATGTTCTAACCACTGTAACATTTCAATATCTTCATTACTTGGTATTCTTCTAATATCAAGTAATAAAAATACTATTTTATCTCTGTCACTTGATAAATATGTCTCAATTATATTTCTCCAATTTTTCTTTACATTTGCAGGAACCTTTGCAAATCCATATCCAGGTAAATCAACAAAAAACATATTATCATTTATTACAAAAAAATTAATAAGTTGTGTTCTACCTGGTGTTTTACTTGTTCTTGCAAGATTTTTTCTTCCTGTTAATGAATTAATTAAAGAAGATTTACCTACATTTGATCTTCCTATAAATGCAAACTCTTTTTTATTAAAAACTTCAGGATAATCTTTTTTTTGAACTACAGATTTTAAAAATTCTGCTTTATTTATTTTCATAATTTAGCTCCTAGTTACTTTTTATATTATTTTATCATGAAAATGATACTTGTTATAGTCATTTTTTACAAATAAAAATAACCTTTTATGATAATATAATTTACCATAAAAGGTTTATTATTTTAATTTTATATTTCCCATAACTTTCAAAACGTTATTTTTTAAGTCTTTCATATTCGTTTCATTAAATATTATATACTTTGTTTTTTTTGCTTTTTCTCTAATATCAATCTGTGCATTTATTAAGTTTAACGCATCTTTTTTATTAATATTGTTTCTTTCCATAATTCTTTTTAATTGTATATTAGGATCAGCATAAACAAGTAATATTTTATCAAAATATTTTTCAAGTTTTAATTCAAATAATAATGGCACTTCAATTATTAAAATATCAGATTTGTTATTTTCAATATATTTTTTCATTTCAGATATAATTTTTGGGTGCATTATACTATTTAATATTTTTATTTTTTCTTTGTCTTCAAATACTATTTCTCTAAGCTTTTTTCTATCAATTTCATTATCTGTTAATATATTATATGAAAAATTATCACATAATTTTTTTTTTATATCATCTTGCTTTAAAAGTTTGTGAGAAATACTATCTAAATCCAGTGTATCGTATGAAAGTTCTTTTAAAATTTCTAAAACTTTAGATTTCCCCACACCGATACTACCAGTTAATCCTATTATCATTCTAAGCAGCCTTCTTGGTGTATATGATGTATTTCATCACATTTAATGTACTCTTCAATATAGTGTAACACTAAATCTTTTGAACTTATACCTACAGTCATTAAAAAATAACTACCTTCCCACATAGCTGTTCCATTT
Coding sequences within it:
- the recG gene encoding ATP-dependent DNA helicase RecG is translated as MISYELLYSDIDDLKIKGLTQNLKKILKKLGIKNIYDILYYFPRTYENSAKLKGISQVKHDENVVLYGNIVNITRKMIGPRKVMVTAYLQDDSGIIELIWFNNNYVYHSIKMGDNISVFGKVNKKLKLQIINPSYRKGKLEISSGYELEPVYPLTNGITQKKLRDFISNIIDKYGYLLFENMPSEFITSNKIVDRLTAISNIHFPKNKVALDMAIRRFTFEEIIILEMCILKNRYFIDKLNNNIYKLEGNKELVKKFIKSLPYELTNAQKKVITTIYKEINSGKVINRLIQGDVGSGKTIVALIILLYMAENKYQGVIMAPTEILAKQHYINVAKSFENLDIRVELLTSSVKGKKKEKLYQDIENGNVDVVIGTHSLIEDGITFKKLGLTIIDEQHKFGVDQRNKMREKGTITNLIVMSATPIPRSLALTIYGDVDVSIIDELPTGRKKIITKWVSNKAQEYEMYKFIEKKLEKGVQVYIVAPLIEESEKLKISSAIEVFEKIKQKFPKYSVGLLHGKQKYKEKDEVMQDFKNRKINILVSTTVVEVGVDVPNASIMLIKNAERFGLSSLHQLRGRVGRGDAQSYCFLESYTENELSSKRLEIMEKETDGFKIAEEDLKLRNVGEVFGTKQSGLPDFKILDIVKNIKQIEQVKNYVQKYLKMNDGEIKNKYLLIDMKNKVGQEKK
- the rdgB gene encoding RdgB/HAM1 family non-canonical purine NTP pyrophosphatase — its product is MKEYILATTNKGKLAEFNEMGKKIGIKFITIDMPEIIEDGETFEANSLIKAKAIMELTNMPVVADDSGLCVDCLNGGPGIHTARFMNHLPDFKDRCMALVQKVDEKNSTRVAHFVCVITLIFPDGKYYHFRGETYGSIIKECIGNNGHGYDPVFYSDDLQKTFGQASMEEKDSVSHRGRAFKKFEDFFYDKL
- a CDS encoding regulatory protein RecX, with product MEKMIIQRLNSNKMYLSDNEIIDISPDIIHEYKLKEGMDISNIYSDILFDSIKQKAFFYLYLKSRTKYELISKLKLKYKNTEIIKEVINYLETELYINDVDYATAYILSHKYSRQKQYLKLMQKGIIKKDIDLAFENIPNDLEEDLIDKEIIKMLEKNIEPPQIIIKLTRKGYEYTKIVEALNRLK
- the recA gene encoding recombinase RecA, coding for MAKKKEDTNTNANEEKLKVLDGTIKNIHKQYGDGSIMKLGENQGMNISAISTGSMNLDMALGVGGVPRGRIIEIYGAESSGKTTIALHIIAQAQKSGGIAAFIDAEHALDPVYAKALGVNIDELLISQPDNGEQALEIADMLVRSGTLDVIVIDSVAALVPKAEIEGEMAEQQMGLQARLMSKALRKLTGSIAKTNTVMIFINQIREKIGGFSFTPGVQTTTSGGRALKFFSTVRVEIKRVGQIKQGEEIVGNDIVAKVTKNKVAPPFKEAKFSIMYGSGISSTGEVLDLAIELGICSKSGSWFSYGETRLGQGKLNVEKSLKEDEKLFEKIKEEVLLKINGKNDNTKA
- a CDS encoding DUF2207 domain-containing protein produces the protein MKKILITIFLIFSTLSFSSKIDLFEYSVSLNKDKSIHIKERIIFNTLGEKKHGIIQDIITKSANSKFLKFEDRTSIKNFKANFDFTTKNFSNYVRYKIGDKYNYLDEITEFLIEYDIYNVIRTDEKNTQIYLNAIGQYWDMPIEKARVILNFDVASFNKLEVYTGSLGQSGDNYEINSNVITTRNTLLAGEGLTFKLNLDKNNYPFTTNDKIHNILQAYPSLIVNIVVIILLILFLLITLIYKSKQKDRKAVIPEFKIDDKISPALCYEVYLKDIKKLSFSEYNVLTIIFLSLITKGIIKNENEKYVLADNIDISKMSPEEKQAYLVLKKSEEDLLDDEDIVYEASNVSNEYLHRIYKSNVGSEILIHKIIAIMFIVITLIFGITPFIFSLFQVILILSIIIFMIKIKKYKESGREIIRNIKGFIMYFNTAEKNIFKSFTTQKEILEYSKQMLPYAVAVGVEKQFIDKLDSELTIRNYDKEFVYSYIYYDFYTRRSIINNAINSNVENYYEKNYKSDSHSSGGGFSSGGGFSGGGFSGGGGSSW
- the yihA gene encoding ribosome biogenesis GTP-binding protein YihA/YsxC — protein: MKINKAEFLKSVVQKKDYPEVFNKKEFAFIGRSNVGKSSLINSLTGRKNLARTSKTPGRTQLINFFVINDNMFFVDLPGYGFAKVPANVKKNWRNIIETYLSSDRDKIVFLLLDIRRIPSNEDIEMLQWLEHYNIDYYIIFTKTDKLSNNERFKALKDIKKKLEFTNDDVFFYSSLTNKGKDELLEFISERG
- the coaE gene encoding dephospho-CoA kinase (Dephospho-CoA kinase (CoaE) performs the final step in coenzyme A biosynthesis.), with protein sequence MIIGLTGSIGVGKSKVLEILKELSYDTLDLDSISHKLLKQDDIKKKLCDNFSYNILTDNEIDRKKLREIVFEDKEKIKILNSIMHPKIISEMKKYIENNKSDILIIEVPLLFELKLEKYFDKILLVYADPNIQLKRIMERNNINKKDALNLINAQIDIREKAKKTKYIIFNETNMKDLKNNVLKVMGNIKLK